A window of the Oncorhynchus kisutch isolate 150728-3 linkage group LG12, Okis_V2, whole genome shotgun sequence genome harbors these coding sequences:
- the LOC109901082 gene encoding leucine-rich repeats and immunoglobulin-like domains protein 1 isoform X2, which yields MNHLFRWRRLARLMFMLLYFVIEVLCASQQTVQSETQQVKGIVGQSFSFQERVINSSNLLYGELGSIANVYPGKRGKITLVKRFENRLHLNNVTRYFTLSDLQIDDAGVYTVENTDEGKKRKKIELTVYNFVSKPQVTECDSSSCSVVCSVHNEKEVTLTLYRGEEILNQTSSPDLTTDISLRLEVEGNNYNSTYSCVASNPVSIETVLVPKCCSEDGSANDADSGERTLGVLIIAVTCVLVASGLVGLAIYLRKSRNEHSQGRRSEQIYQNWSGVETTLS from the exons ATGAACCATTTGTTCAGATGGAGAAGGCTTGCCAGACTGATGTTCATGCTGCTATATTTTGTCATTGAAG TTCTCTGTGCTTCCCAGCAAACAGTCCAGTCTGAGACTCAGCAGGTGAAAGGCATCGTGGGACAGTCTTTCTCTTTTCAAGAGAGGGTGATCAATTCTAGCAATTTACTTTATGGAGAACTTGGCAGTATTGCAAATGTGTACCCTGGGAAACGAGGCAAAATCACCCTTGTGAAGAGATTTGAAAACCGCCTCCACTTGAACAATGTTACAAGATACTTCACTCTGTCAGACCTTCAGATTGACGATGCTGGGGTTTATACTGTTGAGAATACAGACgaagggaaaaaaagaaaaaaaattgagCTCACTGTATACA ATTTTGTTTCCAAACCTCAGGTGACAGAGTGTGACAGCAGCTCCTGTAGTGTGGTGTGTTCTGTGCACAACGAAAAAGAGGTGACCTTGACCTTGTACAGGGGAGAGGAAATACTAAACCAGACCAGCAGTCCTGATCTCACCACCGATATCTCTCTTCGGTTGGAGGTAGAGGGTAATAACTACAACTCCACCTACAGCTGTGTGGCTTCCAACCCTGTCAGCATTGAGACAGTTCTTGTCCCAAAATGTTGCAGTGAAGATGGTAGTGCTAATGATGCAG ACAGTGGCGAGAGGACTCTGGGTGTGCTTATTATTGCTGTAACCTGCGTTCTGGTTGCCTCAGGGCTGGTTGGACTTGCAATCTATCTAAGGAAGAGTAGAAATGAACACTCACAAGGCAG GAGGAGCGAACAGATATACCAGAATTGGAGTGGCGTAGAGACAACCCTAAGCTGA
- the LOC109901082 gene encoding leucine-rich repeats and immunoglobulin-like domains protein 1 isoform X1 yields the protein MNHLFRWRRLARLMFMLLYFVIEVLCASQQTVQSETQQVKGIVGQSFSFQERVINSSNLLYGELGSIANVYPGKRGKITLVKRFENRLHLNNVTRYFTLSDLQIDDAGVYTVENTDEGKKRKKIELTVYNFVSKPQVTECDSSSCSVVCSVHNEKEVTLTLYRGEEILNQTSSPDLTTDISLRLEVEGNNYNSTYSCVASNPVSIETVLVPKCCSEDGSANDADSGERTLGVLIIAVTCVLVASGLVGLAIYLRKSRNEHSQDSAERVQVDIEYTEITPKKRTDNQEERTDIPELEWRRDNPKLTSVYDTLLLHRMAASGDVDTA from the exons ATGAACCATTTGTTCAGATGGAGAAGGCTTGCCAGACTGATGTTCATGCTGCTATATTTTGTCATTGAAG TTCTCTGTGCTTCCCAGCAAACAGTCCAGTCTGAGACTCAGCAGGTGAAAGGCATCGTGGGACAGTCTTTCTCTTTTCAAGAGAGGGTGATCAATTCTAGCAATTTACTTTATGGAGAACTTGGCAGTATTGCAAATGTGTACCCTGGGAAACGAGGCAAAATCACCCTTGTGAAGAGATTTGAAAACCGCCTCCACTTGAACAATGTTACAAGATACTTCACTCTGTCAGACCTTCAGATTGACGATGCTGGGGTTTATACTGTTGAGAATACAGACgaagggaaaaaaagaaaaaaaattgagCTCACTGTATACA ATTTTGTTTCCAAACCTCAGGTGACAGAGTGTGACAGCAGCTCCTGTAGTGTGGTGTGTTCTGTGCACAACGAAAAAGAGGTGACCTTGACCTTGTACAGGGGAGAGGAAATACTAAACCAGACCAGCAGTCCTGATCTCACCACCGATATCTCTCTTCGGTTGGAGGTAGAGGGTAATAACTACAACTCCACCTACAGCTGTGTGGCTTCCAACCCTGTCAGCATTGAGACAGTTCTTGTCCCAAAATGTTGCAGTGAAGATGGTAGTGCTAATGATGCAG ACAGTGGCGAGAGGACTCTGGGTGTGCTTATTATTGCTGTAACCTGCGTTCTGGTTGCCTCAGGGCTGGTTGGACTTGCAATCTATCTAAGGAAGAGTAGAAATGAACACTCACAAG ATTCAGCCGAAAGAGTGCAGGTTGACATTGAGTATACAGAGATAACTCCTAAAAAACGAACAGATAACCAG GAGGAGCGAACAGATATACCAGAATTGGAGTGGCGTAGAGACAACCCTAAGCTGACATCAGTTTATGATACACTCCTGTTACATCGCATGGCTGCCAGCGGGGATGTTGACACAGCATGA
- the LOC109901082 gene encoding uncharacterized protein LOC109901082 isoform X3 — MNHLFRWRRLARLMFMLLYFVIEVLCASQQTVQSETQQVKGIVGQSFSFQERVINSSNLLYGELGSIANVYPGKRGKITLVKRFENRLHLNNVTRYFTLSDLQIDDAGVYTVENTDEGKKRKKIELTVYNFVSKPQVTECDSSSCSVVCSVHNEKEVTLTLYRGEEILNQTSSPDLTTDISLRLEVEGNNYNSTYSCVASNPVSIETVLVPKCCSEDGSANDADSGERTLGVLIIAVTCVLVASGLVGLAIYLRKSRNEHSQGGANRYTRIGVA, encoded by the exons ATGAACCATTTGTTCAGATGGAGAAGGCTTGCCAGACTGATGTTCATGCTGCTATATTTTGTCATTGAAG TTCTCTGTGCTTCCCAGCAAACAGTCCAGTCTGAGACTCAGCAGGTGAAAGGCATCGTGGGACAGTCTTTCTCTTTTCAAGAGAGGGTGATCAATTCTAGCAATTTACTTTATGGAGAACTTGGCAGTATTGCAAATGTGTACCCTGGGAAACGAGGCAAAATCACCCTTGTGAAGAGATTTGAAAACCGCCTCCACTTGAACAATGTTACAAGATACTTCACTCTGTCAGACCTTCAGATTGACGATGCTGGGGTTTATACTGTTGAGAATACAGACgaagggaaaaaaagaaaaaaaattgagCTCACTGTATACA ATTTTGTTTCCAAACCTCAGGTGACAGAGTGTGACAGCAGCTCCTGTAGTGTGGTGTGTTCTGTGCACAACGAAAAAGAGGTGACCTTGACCTTGTACAGGGGAGAGGAAATACTAAACCAGACCAGCAGTCCTGATCTCACCACCGATATCTCTCTTCGGTTGGAGGTAGAGGGTAATAACTACAACTCCACCTACAGCTGTGTGGCTTCCAACCCTGTCAGCATTGAGACAGTTCTTGTCCCAAAATGTTGCAGTGAAGATGGTAGTGCTAATGATGCAG ACAGTGGCGAGAGGACTCTGGGTGTGCTTATTATTGCTGTAACCTGCGTTCTGGTTGCCTCAGGGCTGGTTGGACTTGCAATCTATCTAAGGAAGAGTAGAAATGAACACTCACAAG GAGGAGCGAACAGATATACCAGAATTGGAGTGGCGTAG
- the LOC109901082 gene encoding uncharacterized protein LOC109901082 isoform X4, with the protein MNHLFRWRRLARLMFMLLYFVIEVLCASQQTVQSETQQVKGIVGQSFSFQERVINSSNLLYGELGSIANVYPGKRGKITLVKRFENRLHLNNVTRYFTLSDLQIDDAGVYTVENTDEGKKRKKIELTVYNFVSKPQVTECDSSSCSVVCSVHNEKEVTLTLYRGEEILNQTSSPDLTTDISLRLEVEGNNYNSTYSCVASNPVSIETVLVPKCCSEDGSANDADSGERTLGVLIIAVTCVLVASGLVGLAIYLRKSRNEHSQGRFSRKSAG; encoded by the exons ATGAACCATTTGTTCAGATGGAGAAGGCTTGCCAGACTGATGTTCATGCTGCTATATTTTGTCATTGAAG TTCTCTGTGCTTCCCAGCAAACAGTCCAGTCTGAGACTCAGCAGGTGAAAGGCATCGTGGGACAGTCTTTCTCTTTTCAAGAGAGGGTGATCAATTCTAGCAATTTACTTTATGGAGAACTTGGCAGTATTGCAAATGTGTACCCTGGGAAACGAGGCAAAATCACCCTTGTGAAGAGATTTGAAAACCGCCTCCACTTGAACAATGTTACAAGATACTTCACTCTGTCAGACCTTCAGATTGACGATGCTGGGGTTTATACTGTTGAGAATACAGACgaagggaaaaaaagaaaaaaaattgagCTCACTGTATACA ATTTTGTTTCCAAACCTCAGGTGACAGAGTGTGACAGCAGCTCCTGTAGTGTGGTGTGTTCTGTGCACAACGAAAAAGAGGTGACCTTGACCTTGTACAGGGGAGAGGAAATACTAAACCAGACCAGCAGTCCTGATCTCACCACCGATATCTCTCTTCGGTTGGAGGTAGAGGGTAATAACTACAACTCCACCTACAGCTGTGTGGCTTCCAACCCTGTCAGCATTGAGACAGTTCTTGTCCCAAAATGTTGCAGTGAAGATGGTAGTGCTAATGATGCAG ACAGTGGCGAGAGGACTCTGGGTGTGCTTATTATTGCTGTAACCTGCGTTCTGGTTGCCTCAGGGCTGGTTGGACTTGCAATCTATCTAAGGAAGAGTAGAAATGAACACTCACAAGGCAG ATTCAGCCGAAAGAGTGCAGGTTGA